One Hydractinia symbiolongicarpus strain clone_291-10 chromosome 7, HSymV2.1, whole genome shotgun sequence genomic window, CATCAGTCATTGAtcatataaattttcttgatcagcgctttaagctctacacaatagaggcaacatgaaaacaagttcaaaatttttattgtggatAGGTTGCTGAcgcctcagtggattttccatggcctttatcgactagtaataataataataataacaataataataataataataataataataataataattaataataataataataataataataataataataataataataataataataataataataataataataataataataataataataataataataataataataataataataataataataataataataataataataataataataataataataataataataataatagtaaaaatTATGATTTGGTAGTATAATTTCCctatgaatttttattttgcaatattttacaATATGCTAACAATACTAAGTTAGCCTAAATGAAGATGATTtgaacaataataataacaaaaagataGAACATGTCACGCACATTATCACATAtcaattgaaaactttatatcgGGActttaataataacaataataatgctaaaaaaactttatacagCATTTATAACACGAAGAGGATGCTGACTCGCTGAAAGCACCATATATGTGAGGGCGGTCCTTTCAAGGTTTTCGTCTGTAACTGCCCGGAAAAGCCTGGGCCTGTCCGAAACCATCCAAAATGCAATGTGCGGGCTCATtgttgtcatttaaattttgttgagcGGAAGAAAGGTGCTATTTTGTCATTGTACACTCAGTTTATTACTTGTGGGATTTTATAACAGCTATTTAtggaataaatgatataaaaaaacagttcttttcagAACTCTTCCTCTACCACTGCACCGCTAATAAATATGTACATggtaataaaagtttttttaaaacgccaaAAGTTGTCCGACAGCCCCCATGTTTTTTTTGGCGTTTCCAGCGAGACAGAACCCTCATATAACATGCAAAAACTAcaataaatagttttaaaattattaaactaaAATTGCATTGTTTTTGTCATTAGTAGCTAGATATCAGGGCTCACTTTGTAACGTACCCCTCTGGTTGCTAAGGAACGTTTGCCAGCTTTATGTTTGAATGGTTGCAGCATggcactttttttataaaatacatttcCATCTATGTCATCAGAAATTTCATTTTGTTCTTCCGACACACACATTCTTTTTCTAGAAGAGTGTGAAACACTTGTTTCCcatgatttttgttttattttagataTCGTGGTAGCTCTTGAAACATCTTTACCTTTATTCATGGTGTCCTTTTTATCCTTAAGTTTTTGCAATTGGGAAAGCACTGGTCGCTGTGTGGTATCTGACATATCTGGTTTAAATGATAATCCTTCcatgtataaatttttatgaGTATTCATTATATCTTCAAATGCATCTGGAAACTCTAAATTAGAATAAAATATCATTTTCGATAAGCatttttgttcttctttctCTGACTCATCAAGGACCTTTTGCCTAACTTCATTATACTCAAGTTGCAAATTTTTTAGTGTGTCTATGGTATCgctgtttttaacaaaattgtttatatatttgTCTGCTTCATAGGTGTGACGCAGCGTGTTCATTCCTTCAACTCCAAGCATAAACTCGTTACGTCCAAACATAATTTGCTTAGGTAAAGCTGTATATATAAAAGCATGATGATCTCTTAGGTACTGAATAATATATGCTACATCTAAATGTTGGTGTTCCACTACAATACCTAAGAAATCCATTAAATCTTTCCACATTGTGGGTGTCATTCTAATTTTCACTTTAGGAACAcaaagttgttttaaataaacagtGTAAAACATGTAAACTGTTGCAACTCTGTATAAAAAAGTTGATTCTTCTGACAGAAATTCACTGGCAACTCTAAACGCACGTTCAACAATTCTCATTTTAGCTGACGATGTATTTCTATAATTAGCAGCAAATATAGACGTAAAATTTAAAGCTTTCCATTCAGCAGCAAAATCTTCAAATCTCACACTTTGTTTGTCATAAAACTGTGAAAATAATATCTTTACATCATGCTTTAATGCTTCATACTCTGTACTCAGCTGAAATGCCATTATGTCAAAAATGTTAATGTGATTTAATCTTAATATAACATCTAAACGaaatatgtagctatatatatatatatatatacacgttttaatttgaaaaaatacaaaaaaaatcattaaacacCATCAAACttcaaaaccgcgattttcaaaaaattatactCCAGCTCAGTGTATTTACTTAAAGCGAATCCACTGACtttgaaaaacaacattttttctaCCTCAGTGTATATTTTACAAACCACGGAACAAAAACTCAAGAAACCATATGGTGTTCTGAGTTTTTCTCAACAAAAACACATCTTGGTGTTTTAAAAACTGAATGGCTGAGTTCTAATAAGATGCCTTCGAAGCAAGATAATGGAAAAGGATTTCTGTTCAGACAATATGTTAGAGGTCGTGAGAAGGTGTTGAGAGTGACAGGGGCAGCGCCACTAGAGGGGCTGGGGGGCttcagcccccccccccctcccacttttttgctaagtaataattttttattttttgccaaTAAGTGTCTCTATCACTGCATGAAAATTGATGTTATCCAACCAGATTATCTGCAGGCTATCTCGCTAAATAGACGTTTTACGTGTTTTAAGGACTCTAAATTCGTTGGCTTCCAGGGCCTTTGTTCCTGAACCCCACCAGGGGGTGTACAGCGCCCCCTGGAACACATCTGTTTCGGCAACTCGCTTCGCTCGttgattgtcactaaaatctcaaaatctaCTATTTTGCCTAAGAGTGAACAAGAACCAGCAGGTAGTAGTTAGCTAGAATTATATCATTGAAATTAACATTTATAACTTGAAAGCTGTgtgtctatagctagctagcttcctACAAAGCGTGCCACCAATACCAGGAATAGACTtggttagctatagctagctatatgagCAAGTTGGGTATACCGTAATGAACCGAACAAGCGCCCTGggcgcttattaaatttttgtttttttgtttttttgcatgGGCGCTTAATAATTAAGGGGGCGCCTAAAAAATGCTGGGCACTAataaatttttcctaattttgtacaaattaaagacaacggtaattctcattttttttttctgaaaaataaaacatagaAAGAAAAGATGCTCAAAACATaaaatatgtgtttttttattcttattatatataagaaagtaaaatttttaaaaaagcgcccAGTTTCTCAAAGTACTTTTTGATTAGGCGCCCCCTTTTATCAGGTAGGCCCTTATTCGAGGGGGGCGCCTAAAAAGCTCTCGCCGCTTAATGGGATCATTACGGTACAGTTAGCTAGCTTTTCTTAACACTCCcataaatttctttttgctTGATTTACATTCATAAGAGAGTAGCACTATGATTAAATAGACATGTTATTCTCAGGCAAATATGACTCAGGCAGTTAACCATCTGGAATAAGATTATTTTATGTATATGTTGCTTGTcagcaaaataattaaaattttaataatagaGGTCCTTGCAGCTTTGATGTTGGATTTGTTTTTCCATCTGTAATTAATTTCCGGTAATCATGATGGTAGCTATAGCAGTTGTATCAGCACACCCCAGAGCACAATTGGCTAAACTTTAGAATACACcatcacaaaaattaaaatgcataaaaaatattagctaACAACCACATAACAATCAACCAACGAGCCAAGAGTAAGAACATCAATTGTACCCCGGCTACAGTTTCGTTCTCATCCATTATACTTTCTTTGGCACTAAGAAGTAATAATCCTTGTTGCCTAATGTTGTTTTATTGGCTTGTTAGCTATGTTCGATATAGGTTAGTTAAATTAGTTAGTTAAAACTGTGATGGTCTTCTAGTTTGTTGGTTATACACTCGCACCTTGTGTGGGAGATCGAGGTTCTATTTCCCCGGGGCGATTTAATATGGGCAATTAAATGTTAGCATAGCCCCGGGTTGACTccagccatgtgagggaaatgcAGGAGATGGAACACTGTGTGGGTCGTTGGATATTGCGAGGAGTTGTCTGGTAGGGCGCAGatcctaattgggtctgtgtagtGAGTTTAGTCATGTATAATGTGCACATCTCTAAGCATTTGTAAATTTTTACACTAAGTACAACTGCCTCTATAGAAGTCAAACTTTTGATGTTCTGTAAACAAGTGACCATGCAAATCTACGGCGGTAAAGCTGTTTCATGCCACATGCCActcatttttctaaaaagttccttttttttaaaaaaaatttgataatcTTAACATGAATCTGAGAAAACGAAGAGGTGCTTTTTGAACCATTCTTGGCCTAAAAATGGCATTATGGactctaaaataaaaacatttgttgCGACCCTGCGCAAACAAACTTCAGCAGTCAGAAAAAAAGGTGGAGAGAAGTGAGACAAAAAATTATGATCAAATTATGTTTCTGCTTTGAAAAATTACTTCTATTTGGACGTGTGTCAATATCGCTTCCGTCAAGGTATTTCCTGCAATGGGCCCATAAATGGATGGGGTTATGCATAGTAAATTTTAGTGGATGAAATAAATAATTGGCTTAAAGGGAGGTGCTTATGTTCGGGTTGGGCTTCTGTTCGGAGGTTTAACCAATAAATGTTAGATATGtccaataaacaataaaatacaaGCGTGTTTTGACAATTTTCTTTCTACTAGCTTTCGGCCGTATACTCAACCATGATCAAGTATTCAGAAAATTACAATTCTGTTCTCTATATAGACAAGTTTCAAGACCATTAtgaaaaaatatgtcaaaaCACGCTTGCATTTAACTAAACAATATTTTAGgtgataattggaaaaatcagtAAATGTTGAACGCTTTAAGTCTTTATTTTTGTATCCGCATGCGCTGCTTTCTGGTTATGAAATTGTGTTGCGTAGTTATATTTTGGTAAGTTAAGCCATTACATCAGTAAATTACAACCTAGGTTTTGTTTAAGAACCTGGGTTTTCAACGAGAACCCGGGTTTTTATAGTTGGAAACCCGTGTTTCCATATTGAAAACACTGGGTATGCATTTAAACCAAAGCTTTTATTTAATTCCCAGGTTTTTATAAATACTTACACCAGCACAACTGGTGTAAATAGTGAGACCGGCATTGAcactcaaaaaaatattttgcagaacaaaGAACGGCGATTTGTATTATCTAATAGAAACAAGACTGCCGAACCCGGGCGCGGAGAGTGTGGGGAGTCTAAAAGCCGGGTTTTATCCTGCTTTGTTCTAGATTTGGGCGTAAAAAAAAAAAGCCTTACAGGGGCTGACACCTTATCTTTCTGGAGATAAGTTTTTAGGGGGCTGGGGAATAGTGTGGCTTGTTTACACCAGTACACTATAGGTAAATCCGTTTCTGCTTCATAACTTTCGATAGGCTAGtcaattgaatcaaacttagtacacttatagtacgtcataaaagaaagaaaatagcgGCAATAAACGTCTGCTTATGCCAGCACTTTTATGTGACGTTATCGTAGTGTAATTTAACCTTAACAACGTTAAGGTTAAATTACACGGCAAGTTTAATTATAGTTTTGGCTATTTTACTAAATCTTTCGCGCAGAACCTCCACTAACTATAAAATCCCATTTGAATTGTTTATATTCAAGAAACATAAAAACATGCGCTTGGATAATCAATTAACCTCAAAAGCTCTAAGACATCATATTTAGTTACACCAGAAAGTATTTTGACCAGGTGATCATTACGAATTGTTAGAGCGCAGAATATTCCAATAGAATATCACAATTCAAATTTAAAGCCACAAGATCAGATTttagcaaataatttttttgaagagTATGTTTTGTTACGTCGCCCAAAAAGTGCTGACAACAACTAAAATTAAGATAGACCTGTTTCTCttaatttcttataaaaacggTTAAATCTGATCGTTTAATAAGAGTTTAAGCAGAATTTTTTATGATTACACATTGTCAGATGAATTGTATAAATGATATAATTGTGACACAATCTTGGTATATTTCTTACTTTTCGTAGAGTTTTACGTATCGATTGTTGTCAGAACTACCTCTAAAATTTCTGAGATATTTTTACAATCAGTGTTTCTATAACAACAGTTGTCTGCTTGTGCATCACAACCAACCAAAGTAACGATGTCCTTAACATTACTAGCCACGGAGGAGCACATTGTACTCCCCGCCCCTTCTTTTTTTACCGGTACTTTTTACTGTCTGACATTTTATGACTTTTTGTGAAATTTCATACTGGATAAACacattaaagaaaatatattgccGGCTTATATTTTTAGCTGTGACCACTTTGTCGACAGCCGTtgactttttcaaaatttgaatgCACTTACGGTTCTGGAGCTTAAGGTCTAGAATAATATTGTTTTCATATCAATTTCATTTGACATTATTGATTATTTTATCGCCACAAGGTCTCAAAGACAATATTTCTGCTTAGTATGTAGGATAAAGGGTCATTTTTTGTCTGACTCAATcttgaatttaatttttcatatgTATTCATGTTGTGGTATGGTTATAATATCTGTTCATTGACTTCACTTACTAATAcaataaatttcatttttttgcatAGTAACTAATACATAACAatatatcaaaaagaaaaattactgcCGACCAAGCCGTGGAAAATATTTTACGGTTTGTGGAAAATGACGGTGAAGAAGTTGACGACATTGATGACCTTGGAGAACTGTGTGATGAAGATGACATTGAAGCTGCAGCTGCTGAAGGTGACAGTGATACTGGCAGTGGTGCTCAAAATGCTAATGCTGCAGATGATGAACCTGAATAGGACCGCGATGACCAAAGACCACCTCCGAAGCTTCTTACTCGTGTGCGCTTGGTAAATTCCATTGAAAAATCTGTAGATCCAAACTGCTATGACAAATTGGCTTAattgatgataaaaaaaagataaaaaaagctgAAGTTCTAACTGGCTATTTGGGTCCAAAGACGAATCCAAAAACAGAGAAGATCTTTTGGACTAATTCAACTCCAAAATCTAAAGTGGACCGATCTTGTGACGTGCTGTCAGTACCTGCTTCGGTGAAACTTACCGTCTGCATCTGAAATTGTTTCTATTGCTGATGCCTTTAACCTTCTGTTTCCAATTGAGGTGGTGGAGCTTGTTGTCAAACATACAACATTAAAATTGAGTTTGTGAAGAATAACTCACCTGACCACCTGTGCACGTTCAAGTACGACTACTTGTGTTCGAGCGTTTACCCATCGTGAGTTCTATGCATTCATTGGCTTACGTTATGCTCCTCGGGCAATCCATGTATAAAGTTAAAACGCTGTTCTCTAAAACTGCAGGTAATGCTATTATTAGTGCAACAATGTCAAACCACTGTTTCAGTTTTTTGCTTTCCGTATTATCCTTTGACGACGCCGACACACGCAATGATCAATGAAAGTCAGATCAGTTTGCTGTTGCACTGGGACTAACCATTTTGTTCAAACAAACGACAAAAGGTGTGCTTGTACCCTCTGTGTTTCTTTCTATTGATGAAAAACTTTATGCCACAAGGTATCAAATTGTTTTCAGGCAATTCAATCCAAAAAAACCTGCCGAATATGGGTTGTTGCACAAATCATTGAATGACGCGACCATCCTGTTTACGTATCAAGTCTTGGCGTATGCTGGTAAACCCAAAAATAGGGATGCGCTCTACTATCTTAAAAGCACTGAGGATTATGTGAAATCCTTGTAGATTCTATGCCAATAAGAAGCACCAATAGATGAAACATCTTAATGGAT contains:
- the LOC130649156 gene encoding snRNA-activating protein complex subunit 1-like, producing the protein MAFQLSTEYEALKHDVKILFSQFYDKQSVRFEDFAAEWKALNFTSIFAANYRNTSSAKMRIVERAFRVASEFLSEESTFLYRVATVYMFYTVYLKQLCVPKVKIRMTPTMWKDLMDFLGIVVEHQHLDVAYIIQYLRDHHAFIYTALPKQIMFGRNEFMLGVEGMNTLRHTYEADKYINNFVKNSDTIDTLKNLQLEYNEVRQKVLDESEKEEQKCLSKMIFYSNLEFPDAFEDIMNTHKNLYMEGLSFKPDMSDTTQRPVLSQLQKLKDKKDTMNKGKDVSRATTISKIKQKSWETSVSHSSRKRMCVSEEQNEISDDIDGNVFYKKSAMLQPFKHKAGKRSLATRGVRYKVSPDI